Within the Solwaraspora sp. WMMA2056 genome, the region GGCGGTCTCGCGGGCCTGCTGCGGGGTCATGCCCTGATGGGTGACGAGCCGGTCGACCAGCTGCCGGCCGACGGTACGGGTGGGGCTCAGCGCGCCGCGCGGGTTCTGGAAGCAGATCGCCGCGCCGTGGCCCCGGTGGCGGCGCAGCTGCTCCGGTCCGAGCCGCAGCACGTCGACCGGACCACCGTCACCCGAGCCTGCGGTGGGGTCGTCGGTGGGATCGCCGCCGTGGAAGCGGACCCGGCCGGTGGCCTGCGCGCCGCCGGGCAGCAGTCCGACGATGGAGCGGGCCACCATGGACTTGCCGCCGCCGCTCTCGCCGACCAGGCCGACCACTTCGCCCCGGTCGACGTGCAGGCTGACGTCGCTGAGCGCGGCGACCTGCCGGCCGGGCCGACGGATCAGCACCGACAGGTTCTCGATGGCGAGCAGCTCGCGGGTCGTCGTGGTCGAATCCATCGCGGTCACCGCCGTTTCGCTTCGGCGCGTTCCTGTAGGCCTTCGCCGAGCAGGCTGAACCCGAACACGCTGACCAGCAGGAACAATCCGGGCGGTACGGAGGTCCACCAGCGGCCGGCGACCACGTCGGGTGAGCCGAGGCTGATCATCGACCCCCACTCGGCGGTCGGCACCGAGATGCCCAGCCCGAGGAAGGACAGCCCGGCCAGGGTCAGCATCGCCCAGCCGCAGCCCAGCGGGGCGATCACCCGTACCGGGGTGAGGCTGTTGGGCAGCACGTGCCGCCAGAGCACCCCGGCCGGGGACGCGCCGGAGGTGACGGCGGCGTCGATGAACGGCAGTTCGCGGACCGAGCGGACCTCGGCGCGCACCAGTCGGGCGTAGCCGGGGGCGTTGACCAGGGCGATGGTGAGGATCAGGTTGACCGTGCCGCCGCCGAGCAGGGCGGCCACCGCGAGGGCCAGGATGAAGGTGGGGAACGCCTGGAAGATGTCGAGCAGCCGCATCAGCACGTCGTCGATCCAGCCGCCGAAGTAGCCGGCGACCAGCCCCAGGGTGGTGCCGACGACGACGGCGAGGGCGACGGCGGCGACCGCGATGCCCAGGTCGAGCCGGCCGGCGTGCAGCACCCGGCTCCACACGTCCATCCCGTTGATGTCGGTGCCGAGCAGGTGGCTGCCGCCGGGTGGCAGCAGCGTACCGGCGGGGTCGATCTCCTCCGGGCCCCACGACGACAGCAGCGGTGCGGCGAGCGCGGCCAACGCCACCACGGCGAGGATCGTCGCGCCGACGGCGATCAGCACGGTGGCGAACCGGCCGCCCCGGGCCGTCGCGGTGGCGACCACCGGGGCGGCGTCGTCGGCGCTGTCGCCTGGGCCGCCGGCCGCACGCAGGTCAACCATCAGATCTTCACTCTCGGGTCGAGGATCGCGTGCACGACGTCGGCGATCAGGAAGACGAGGACGTAGCAGACGGCGATGAGCAGTACGGCGGCCTGCACCACCGGGAAGTCGCGGTAGAGCAGACCGCGCAGCGCCCACTGGCCGAAGCCCTGCCACGAGTAGACGTACTCGATCAGCACGGTGGAGCCGATCGCGGTGCCGAAGACCAGCGCGGCCAGTGACGGCAGCCGTACCAGGGTGGCCCGGATCAGGTAGCCGCGGCGCAGCAGCCGGTCGCGCAGCCCGTGCGCGGCGGCGGCGGTGTACGCCTCGGAGTGCAGCACCTCCAGGGCGGAGGCGCGGACGCTGCGCAGCAGCGGCGCCACGACGACGATCGCCAGGGTGGCCACCGGCAACGCCAGGTGCCCGAGCGCGGAGGTGAACGCCGGGCCGTTGGCGGTCAGCGCGGCGTCGATCAGTTCGGCGCCGGTGATCGGGGTGAGGTTGGTGTCCGGGGCGACCCGGCCGCTGGGGGCCGGGAACCAGCCGAGCATGCTGTAGCCGACCAGGACCAGTACCAGGCCGAGCCAGAACTCCGGCACCGAGTTGCCGATCAGGGCGAGCACCCGGATGCCGTGGTCGGCGGCCCGGTCGGCGCGGCGCGCCGACCAGATGCCGCCGACCACGGCGAGGAGCACCGCCACGGTGACCGCCAGTACCACCAGTTGCAGGGTGGGGCCGACCCGCAGGGCCAGTTCACCGGCGACCGCGTTGCCGCTCTGGATCGACGTGCCGAGGTCGCCGGTGGCCAGCCCGCCCAGGTAGTCCAGGAACTGTTTCCACAGTGGCTGGTCCAGGCCGTAGCGGGCGCGCGCCGCCGCGGCCTCCACCTCGGTGGCGTTGGGGCCGAGGATGGTCCGGATCGGGTCCCCGGGCAGGACCCGGACCAGGACGAAGGTCGCGACGATCACGCCGAGCAGCACCGGGACGAGCTGCAGCAGCCGCCGGGCGACGAAGCGGGCGATGCGCATGAGGGGTGGTCGCCGCCGGCGGTCAGGCCGAGGCGCTCAGGTAGCGCAGCCGGGCCAGCCCGTCCATGGGCTGGACCCAGCCGGCGACCTGTTCGCGGACCGGCAGGTTGAAGTTGGGCTGGCAGAGGATGACCCACGGCACGTCGGCGGCGAGGATCTCCTGGACCCGCAGCCACAGTGCGTTGCGCTCGTTGGCGTCCACGATGGTGTGCGACCGCTCGTAGATCTCCTCCAGCTCCGGGTTGACGTAGTTGGAGTAGTTGAGGTTGGCGCCGTCGACGAAGCTGGTGGCCAGCATGTACTCGACGTCGTTGACCCACAGCTGACCGGAGGTGATCTGCAGCGGGATGTTCTTCTGCTGCCGACGCTCGGCCAGGGTGGCCGGGTCCAGCGGGGTCAGTTCCAGTTCGATGCCGACCTTGCGGGCCTCGCTCTGGACCAGCACCGCGATCTGCTGCTGGGTGTCGTTGTCGGTGGCGTAGACCAGCTCGGAGGTGATCTGGTCGACCCCGGCGGCGGCGAGCGCGGCGCGGGCGGCGTCCGGGTCGTAGCCGTACGGGTACCCGCGCTCGTCGTAGCCGGGCATGTCCAGCGGCACGAGGCTCTTCGTCGGGCGGGCGTCGCCGCCGTACACGTTGTTGATGATCTGGTCGTACGGCACCGCGTGGGCCAGGGCCTTGCGCACGTCGACGTTGTCGAACGGCGCGGTGGTCACCGACATCTGGATGGCGACCTGCTCGTTGCTGGCCGCCGAGATGACCTTGATGCCGTCGGCGGACTTGAGGTCGGCGATGTCGCGCTGGCTGATGCCCAGCGCCACGTCGATGTCACCGGCCTGCAGCTGCAGTCGCTGGTTGGCGGCGGCCGGCACCACCGAGATCCGGATGGTCCCGGCCTGCGCCGGGTCCGGCCCGGGGTAGTTCTCGTTGGCGGTGAGCACGATCTCCTGGCCCTGCACGGCCCGTTCGACGTTGAAGTAGCCGCCGGTCGGGGCGTTGTTGGCGAACCACTCGGTGGCCCACGGGTCGGCGTCGGTGGCGTGCTTCTTCGCTTCCTCGGAGTCGAACACGTACAGCGAGATGGCCTGGATCTGTCGGGTCAGCGCGCTGGGGAAGGCCTGGGTGAACTCGACCGTGTAGTCGTCGACCACCCGGACCTGGTCCGGCTCGGTCAGCCCGATCGTGCGGTAGATGCCGGCGACGTTGGCCTGGGCGGCGAAGGCGCGGTCCTTGGACCACTTGACGTCGGCGGCGGTCATCTCGTTGCCGCTGGCGAAGGTGACGCCCTGGCGCAGCTTGAGGGTCCAGACCGTCTGGTCGGCGTTGGGCTCGAACGACTCCGCGAAGGTCGCCACGATGTTCTCGGTGTCGAGGATCCGGGATCCGTCGGCCTCGGTCACCCCGTAGTCGATCATGTACGGGAAGACGTTCTTGTACAGCATCAGGGCGACCGGGTCGAAGCCCACGAAGTCCTGGTCCCAGCTGCTGAGGTAGCTGGAGACCGCGATGCGCAGGGTGTCGGTGCCGGTGCCCGGCGAGGCGTTGCCGGAGCTGTCGGTACGCGACCCGGAGGCGCAGGCACCGGTGGCGAACAGCAATGTGCCGATGCCGCCGAGCTGGAGCACCGACCGGCGGGAGAGGGCGGGCGAGGCGGATTCGCCACGCGGAGAGGTACCAGCCATGGGAGAAGTCCTCCGTCGTCAACGGCGAGGGTTACCAGAGAAACTAGCGGTGACTGTGCGTGAAGCGTTCGGCGAGCTGGGTAGCGGAGTTCAACCAACCACTCCCCGTGTTCTATCAGGCTGAACGCTAGTGAACAAGAGGTGAAACCCGTTCACCGCGACAATCACGCAACTGGCCACACGACAAGGCCGAATGGCCGAGCCACGCAGAAGCAACTTGTTCACGAGATTTCACACAGCTGATACATCAGATCCGACCACCGGGCCAGCGACCCGACGTGATCGACAAAAGTTGATGCGGGGCCTAAGCTGCCAGACTGACCTCTGGTAGCGCTCCCACCGTCCGTAACCTGCCGGAGGCGCACCGAACAAGGAGGAAGTGGCATGCGCCGCTGGACCGCGAGCGTACTCATCGCAGTGGCCGCCCTGACGCTCACCGCCGGTTGCGGCACCGCGTCCGGCGGTACCCCGGGCACCCCGACGGCCCCGGCCGTCTCCGCGCCCGAGACCAGGGAACCGATCCAGGTCAACGTGGCCGACGCGCTCGGCGTCGCCCAGCAGGAGTTCAGTCTGATCGCCGGCGGCGACTGGTCCGGCGCGTGGCAGCTGTGGACCGAGGAGGCCAAGAAGTCCGTCCCGGATGAGGTCTTCGTCACCACCAACGAAGCCTGTCCGGTTCAGGACGGGGTCGAGTTCGAGCTCCAGGAGGTCAATCCGGTCAGCGAGACCGCGGTCGACCTCACCTGGCGACGCGACGACACCGTCGGCAACAGCTCGATGCGGCTGGAACAGGACACCTGGCGGTTCGACCCGGGCGGCGGCATGCTCGTCGAGTACGCATCCGGTGCCGACGACGCGATCGCCAACCGTCAGGCCGCCGGCAACTGCCCGTCCTGACCACCCCCGAAGGGCACCCTGCCGACATCCCCTGGGTGCCCGGCGCACACGCGGATGCCCGGCCCCGCGCCGCGAAACGTCGGCGGCCGGAGGCCGGGCACCCCACGGGTACGGCTACCGCCAGGCGCGGCGGCGCTTGTTCTGGTGCATCATGTCGCCGGCCCGGCGCAGCAGGTTCGAGGTGCGCGACGGACCCCGGCGCGACTCCACCACCGAACTGAGCTTGCGCGCGCCAGCCGCCGCCAACGGCACCGCGATCGCCACGACCGCCCAGCGCTTGATCATCCTGCCGACCATGGTCGCCTCCTTCGTCGCGACGGGGTGTCCGCCACGTGCTCTCGGCGAACTCATACCCATCGACCCGCCCCGGTACGCCTGCCCGACGCCAGCGGAGACGACGCCCGATCGCCAACCGCTCGTCGTCAGTCCGCCGCCGTCGGCATCCGCAGCGCCGTCGTCGGGGCGGTGCCGGCGCCGTCGGTGGTGATCAGGAACAGCTCCAGTTCGTTGCGGCCCGGCACGAACAGCTCCTCGTCCGGGATCAGCCCGACGAACCGCATCTGTCCCGCCCGGTCCCGGGCGGCCTGTACCACGGTGCCGACCCGACCGTTGAGTGCGATCGCGATCGGCGCGCCGACCGGCACCGAGTCGGGCAGGGTGCCGTGCGCCAACGCCGGCAGCAGGCCGCTGTCCGGGTCGACGTCGCCGTACGCAGGCAGGTTCGCCACAGTCGCCGGCGGCCCGGTACCGGTCACCGTGAGATCGTCGACCGAGGTGCCGATCAGCTCGGCGGCCGGTAACGGCGGCCAGACGGGCCGAGCGCTGCTGCCCGCTCGTACGGTGGCGAACAGGGTCGGTCCGTCCATCGTCATCGGCTGCCCCGGCTGCTGGTCGAACCGCTTGTCGGTGGTCTCGCGCTGCTCGCGCAGCGCCGAGATTCCGTCGGTGCGCCAGGGCACCTCGATGCCGGCGTGGTCGGCGACGGTGGGCAGCAGGTCGACGTGTTCCCAGTTGCGGTCGTCGACGCGGCCGGCCCGCTGACCCGGTTCCTTGACGAACAGCGGCACCCAGGCGAGTTCGGGCGCTGCCCGGAACTCGGCGTCCATCTCGCGGCCGGCGACGCCCTCGGTGAAGCTGCCGCCGTGGTCGGCGGTCACCACGATCAGCGCGTCGTCGTAGAGCCCGGACTCACGCAGGGTCCGCATCGCCTCACCGATCAGTACGTCGGTGTAGCCGACCTGCTCGATGTGCCGTTGATGGGTCAGTCGGGCCCACCAGGTGCCGTCCCAGGGCAGGCCGGCGGGGCCGTGGTAGCGGGTTCCCGACGGCAGGTACGTCCACGGCGAGTGCGGCATCAGCAGATGCAGGAAGTGCAGCGTCGGATCCTCCTGCGGACGCAACGAGGTGAGAAACTCGGTGAACCGGGCCGGCTGGTTCTCCGACAGCCGGCTCATCCGGAACTCCGGGCCGGTCTCCGGAGCCTTGTCGTTGGCCCGGATGTCGTCGGCGACGGTCGGCTCCCGGAAGCTGTCGGCCGGGTCCACCAGCGAATCGGTCGGTGAGACCAGTTGGCCGTACAGGGTGGCGGTCTCCCGCAGCATGACCGGCAGGCTCCCCCGCGCCTGCCCCGGCCGGCCCCGGCAGTGTTCCGGAGGGCACAGCTGGGTGACGTTCTCCCACGCCTCGATCTGGTACTGCGGGCCGAGGAGGGTGAACAGGTTCTCCGGGTGCTGCGAGTAGTGCGGGGTGACCTCGCCGGTCGGGTACCGACCGGTCAGCATTGCCGGTACGGCGGAGACCGTCTTGCCGCTGACCGCCGTCGCGTTGCGGTACCAGGTGGCGTCCGCCGCGAACTCGGCGAAGTGCGGCACCCTGTCGGCGTCGAGTTCACCCCGTTCGTCGAGCAGCGAGATCAGCGGGAACTCGTCCAGAAGGATGATCACGACCGGTGGGTGCGGGCCGATGCTGCGACCGGCCGTGCTCGACGCCTCGCCGCCGAGCAGCACCGCCGACGACGGCGACGCGAGGGCGAACAGCAGGACGAACACCAACGGCCCGACCGCCGCGACCCGCAGCACCTGTGCGGTCACGGTGAACCGTGCGTACGCCACGACCACCGCCACCGCCACCGCCGTGGCGGCTGCCAGCAGCAGCGGGCCACGCAGGCCGGTGAGCGACTTGCCGACCTGGACCGCCAGCAGCGTGCCGAGCCCGCCGAGCAGCAACAGGTGGGTCCACCGACCGGCGGCCGCGCCGGCCAGGCCGGCCAGCCGTTCGACGCCCCACAGCACCAGCGGCGGGCCGAGGGCCACGATCGTCACCAGGGTGAGCACCGCAGGGACGCCCGCGCCGTGGAAGAAGAAGAAATCCGGGCTGCGGCCGATGACGTCGAGCAGTGGCTGGGTGACGGCCAACCCGCTGAGCGCGGTCAGCTCCAGCAGGCTGTGCCAGGCCGGTCGGCGGCTGGAATCACCAGTCCGCTGGACGGAAGCACCGGTCGAGCGTGCCGGGTCACCGGCCGGCTCCGTCGGGTCATCCGCCAGCTTCGCTGAGTCACCTAGCGGCGGGGCCGGCGGATCGGTCACGCTGGTACGGTCGTCAGGCTCCGGCTCGGTCACGGTGCACTCCTATCACACCCGCCCCGACCACCCGACGGCACACTGTCGCATACCTGACCAGGAGCGCACCTCGCCACAGGAACCCTTTTCGGCAAAGGAACTTAACATCTATGAAACTAGATTAACCCTCACCATCGTGGCATGATCATCCGAAAGTCATCTTTCGCTTCCATGGAGTCACCATCACGCCGGCTTGACCCAGCAGTCAGGTGACGGACGAGACCACGTACAGGTGATCGAATGCCCAACGCGTCAGCCCTGCGCTCGGCGCACCCCCGCCAGGCGACCCGCCACGCCCCCGGGACCGTCTGATGCGGACGGTCTCCTCGTCGGCCGGCGAGGCCCTGCAGTCCGCCGCGGAGCAGGGCAGGATCTGCGCCATCGCGACCGCCGGTCACCGCGACCTGGCGACCCGCGCCACGACATACCCGGAGCTGCTGCCCCACCGGCCGTTCGACCCGTCGGTCTTCGCGGCGGTCGCGATGGCCACCGCGTTCGCCGCCCCGTGGTGCACCCCGGAGCAGCTGCGGTCAGCCAACCGGGCCACCATCTGGGGGTACGCGGCGCACTGGCGGATCCGGCACACCGGGTCCGACGACGACGTCATCGTCCTGATCGACCGCTGCCGGGCCGTCGCGCACGGGGCACCCGCCGGACAGCACGACGACCTCGGCCGGTTCCTCGCCGAAATCGTCGCCGAGCTCACCCCGTCACCTGCCTTCGCCGCCCGACGTGGCCTGTGGTGGGCCGAGCTGGAACGGATGTTGACCGCCCTGCACCGCGAATGGCGCTGGCGGGCCGCCCAGCGGGCCGAGCCGGCCGGTCACCGACCCAGCCTGCACGAGTACCTCGACAACGCCGCGACCATCGGCACCACCTTCGTCGACCTCACCCACTGGCTCCGGTTGGGCGACGGTCCGGCCATCGCCCACCTGCACGAGCTGATCACCGTCAGCCGCGAGGTCCAGCGGGTGCTGCGGCTGGTCGCCGACCTCGCCGCGCCACCCGGGCGGGACAGCGCGTCCGGCGGACTCGACACCCTCCTGGCGGCCGACCGGATCACCCTGCAGGAGCAGATCGGCCACCTCGTCGACCGCTGCCGGGAGCTGCTGCGTCCGCTGGAGGTCCGCTGTCCGCACCACGCCAGCTACCTGTCGCGCCAACTCGGCTTCAGCAGCGGCTTCCACCGGATCACCGACCTCTGGGGTGGACTGTGACCATCACCGACATCTGGCCCGGCACCCTCACCCGGCTGTCACACCCCCCGCGCCGTCGGCAACCGACCCCACTCGACCACGACTGGACCCGGCCGGCCCAGGATCTCGTCGACCAGCTGCTCACGACGGCCGGACCGGGCGACGAGGTGGCCGCCGCCGTCGAGCGCGCCCGGGTGCTGAGCACCCTGCTGCGGGTGGACCTGACGATCCTGGTCGCGCCGGAGCTGATCGATTCGCTCCAGGCCGCGGTACGGCCGAGCGGGCCCGCCAATCCGACGGCACCGGGCCCGTCGACAGGACAGGCACCGGACCCGTCCGGACGGCAGGCGGCGGCAGACGTCGGCGCCACCGCGCTGATCTCGTACGCCCTTGCGCTGCTCGGCCGCCCCACGGACCCGACGACGCTGCTCGACCACGCGACGACGCTGCGCGACCAGCGCGCCGACCCGCCCGCGCCGGTGACCGCCCAGGCGTACCTGCTCGAGGCGCTCGCCGCCGGCGACGCCGGCAGGCGTTACGGCGATGTGATGGCGGCCCGACGTACCGTCAGCGCCCGCCTCTGCGACCAGCAGCTCCCCGACGGGTCCTGGCCCGGCCGGCCCGCCGACTCGCCCTACGCCACCACAGCCTGCTGTGCACTGGCGCTGCAGGAGGCCGGCCTGGGCGCCCGTGCCTCCGCCGCGGTGCTGCGCGCCGTCGACTGGGTGCTGCGTACTCAACGGACCGACGGATCCTGGGGGCGCTGGTCAGGCACCGCCGAGGAGACCGGGTACGCGCTGCAGGTGCTGCTGGCCACCACCGACCCGCCCAGTGCCCGGATGGCGCAGGCGGCCGACCGCGGCCGCACCCACCTTGGCACACCGGACAGCCGGTGGCCGGACCCCCGGCCCGACACGGTCGGCGGTGGGCCGGGCCGGTCGGGGCGCGTCGTGCGGGCCGGCATCGTCGCCGCCGGGCATCTCGCCCGACAGGTGGCCGACGGCGAGGGGTGACCGCGCTCGTGCCGGCCCCGGGGGCGCTGGCCACCGCCGGACCTTGACCAACGACACAGGCCGGCGGGACCTCCGGCCCTGTCCCGGGTGTCCGCCAGTGCCTGATCCTTGACGTGTCGGTAGAACCGGTACCGACACCGACATCGATCAGACAGGGGAGGGGATCGAGATGGCGGCACACACCACTCACCCGGCAACAGTCAGCGGGCGCGACCAGTCCACCACCGCTACGGCACCCCGATTCGGCACCGCGATCTGGGCGGTGGCCAGAATTGCCCTGGGATTCATCTTTCTCTGGGCCTTCCTCGACAAGCTCTTCGGCCTGGGCAAGGCCACCCCGAGCGAGCGGGCCTGGCTCAACGGCGGCTCGCCCACGACCGGCTACCTGAGCAACGTGGAAGGTCCGTTCGGCGGCTTCTTCGGCGGTATGGCGGGCCAGGCCTGGGCGGACTGGCTGTTCATGGCCGGGCTGGCCGGCATCGGCGTCGCGCTGATCCTGGGCATCGGAATGTGGATCGCCGCAGTCTCCGGCTCGCTGCTGCTGGGCCTCATGTGGTTGGCGGCGCTGCCGATCGCGAACAATCCGTTCCTCGACGACCACCTGGTGTACGGCCTGGTGCTGCTGGGGCTGGCAGCCACCGGCGCGGGCCTGCGCTACAGCCTCGCCGGCTGGTGGACGAGCCTGGCGATCGTGCGGCGCAACGCCTGGCTACGCTGACCGACTGGCCCCGTCGTGGCCCCGCTGACCTGGTCAGCGGGGCCACGACTCGTTGCGGGCGCCGGACCTGATCATCCGGAATGCACATGAGCGCCGGCCTCGGGCAAATGCTCGAGGCCGGCACCCACGTCCATCAAACGGCAGCTACCGAGCGTCCGAACCGGACACTCACCGCCCTGAGCGGTCGTCGCCTGAACCAGGCGAGCATCACTGCACCTCTATGCTAGACAGGCGGGCCGCCGCCGGTAATGGTTTGTGGGCCATCCCACGTCGACGACCGGCAGGCCGGTGCGTCCGGCCGCGATCACCCGGCCGGCGTCCGCATTGCCCGGCCAAGTCGAGGGATTCACCCCCGGGCACCGGCCCTGGCCAGCGGTAAATGCCGCCCGGAACGAGATCGATGCGGGCCCGGACGGCGACCGACGGACCACGGACAATGACGGAAGTGTTGCGGATTGGCATGGCAATGCGTCAGACTCAATTCCGAACACGGCCGTATCCCGAGGAGTGAGCACCTGTGGCCAAGAAAGTCATTACTCTGCTGACCGACGACCTTGACGGCAGCGAGGCCGATCGGACGGTGGAGTTCTCGCTGGACGGTGTCAGTTACACCATAGATCTGTCCGAGAAGAACGCCGGCAAGCTACGCAAGGCGTTGGACGCCTACATCGCCGCCGGAACCAGGGTCAGCCGTAGCACCGCTGCGGGGCGAGGAGGGCGGGGCAGCTACACGGCACCGCCGGCCCGGTCCGACCGCGAACAGAACCGGGCGATCCGTGAATGGGCAGCCAAGAACGGCTACGCGGTCTCGGAACGGGGCCGTATCCCGGCGAACGTGATCGCCGCCTACCACAAGGGCTGACCCACGCCCCTGGCAATTGCGGGCACAGGTGCCGGCAGGTGGCCCGGTCAGGTATCGGTGCCGACGGTACCGCCGGAAGGGAATCCCTCCGGCGGTACAGCGGATCATCCGTCGGCGCCCACCACCGGCAGCCGTGGTCGGTCGACACCGGCCCCGGTCCGGCGGCCGCATCCGGGCCCACCCGGATTCGTGTTCGGCGGCCGCTCGGCGGAATCAGTCGAACGCCACATGATCGAACGCGAACTCGCCGCTCATCTGAGCGCGGCTCTCCAGCAGGTCGCGCAACCTTTGACGCAGCTGGGCGCGGTCGCACAACTCCGGCTCGACGAGTTCGAGTGTCTTCAGCCGCTCTCCGACGGCGGCCGCCGCCAGATCCTCGGCGAATCGTGCCGGTTCAATCCCGCACTGCAGCCGGTGCGGACAGATCCGCACCCGCTCAAACAGAAAACGACCTTCGCGTACCGACAGCCATGCCCACCCCTCCGCCGATCCGTCTTTCCACCGTACGTGCAGCCCACGCAGCAGCGGGTCGGACAATTGTCGACCGACGAAGGCCTCCACGGCCCGCGCCCGGGCCACCGCGCCCAGATCGTTGACGTACCCGGTCCGGCCGTCGGGCAGCCGACCCACGATGTCGCGGTAACCGGTCTGCCCGGCAGTGGCATCCTCCGGGTCCACCCCGCCGATGCGCTGGAACGCTCGCGCGTCCAGGATGTACTCGACGATACGGCGGCCGGGCCCGGTAGCAGCGAACGCCGGCGACTCGACGCGCAACAGTTCCAGACCGAGTGCCTCGCAGACCGCGTCCGTCATCCGCTCGTCCCGCTGCTGCTCGGCTGACCGCGTCGCCGGGTCGACGAAGGTGACCACGAATTCCGGCCGGTGATCGGTCGCGTCGCACACCACGAAGTCGAACTGCGCCCGGGTCGCGACGCTCCACTGACGCGTCGTCACACCCGGCGGGCGACGGCCCGCTATCTGGCTGAGCCGCCGGTCGGGATGGACGACCCGGCCCGCACGCTCGAACAGCGCACCGCGCGCGAGCGCGGCGGTGTGTTCCGCAGGGCCGGGCAGTGGGCGCAGCCAGGATTGCCGGGAGCCGTTGTCGTTGGTCATCGAACTGTCCGTCACGTCGCAGCGAACCACACCGCGCCGCGGTCGGCACGGGTGCCGACCATGCTAAATGTTCCCGGGCGACGCCCACCGACGGCCACCGACCGCCGCCGGTCGCGGCGACCCACCCAGGGCAACTCAGCCGCCGGTCGCGGCGGCCGACCCAGGGAGCAGCCGTAACGCCAGTTCCGGGCAGTTCGCCACCGCCCGGTCGGCGTGCCGGCGCAGCGCTGGCGGCACGACCGGTTCCCGGCTGCCGTCGACCGACACCGGGAAGCCCCAGTCGTCGCGGGTCAGCAACTCCGGAAGGAACTCGATGCACAGCCCACGGCCGTCACAGCGGGCCCAGTCGATCTGCAGCCGCGCACCATCCGGTTGCTTCACCTGTCGTCACTCCTAACGGCGCCACCCCGAGGAGACCGCGTGCGGGTCATCACGATAGCTGTTGGAGTCCCCGGCCGGTGGGTAGGTCGTCCGGCGGTACATGTCCGTGGCGTCGTAGGTCGGTCCCGGATCGGCACCGTATGCCGGATCCGTACCAGTGTCGTGCGCCGGGTCCACTGCCGGATATGCCGGGCCGACCGGATCGTAACCCTCCCCTCGGTACATGGCCACGTACTCGGCGGCCGGCTGGTACCGCAGATCGTCCGACCAGTCCGGATCGGACGCGGTACCAGGCACCTGGTACGGCGGGCCAGGATCGGCGTAGCCAGGGTTCGCCGGGTAGCCCGGGCCTGCGTAGCCAGCGGCGGCGTAGCCCGGGTCGGGGTAGCCCGGGTCGGGGTAACCGGCGGCGGCGTAGCCGGACTCGGCGGGGCCCGGGTCCGCGTGGCCGGCGGCGTAGGGGTCCCGCGTCTGAACGTCCTCGGAGTGGATCGCCTGGCCGTATCCGCCGCTGTATCCGCCGTACCCTTCGGACCCGCCGTACGCCGCTGGTGGGTCGTTCGCCGCAGCCGACGCGTTCACCGGCTGGTAGCTGGTAGCCGGCTTGCGGTACATGTCGAGCAGACTGCCACTGGTGGTCGTGCTGGCGTACCCGGAAACCGCCGGTGCGGAGCCGTCGGCGGTCGACGGATAGGACCACTGCCGCGCCGGCCGCGCCTCGACACCGTCGGTGGAGCCGCCGGCCGCCCGACGGACCGGGGCGGCGTCCGACGCGTGGCGGGCCGCGACGGCGTCCGGCACCCGGCGGGCCGGGGCGGCGACACCTGGCTGTCGTGGTCGGGGGCGCAGCCACAGGACGAATCGCCAGCCGAGCGCGCCGAGGACCGCGACCAGACAGACGGCACTGACGGCCAGCATCCAGAGCTCGCCGCTGTCGGTACCCGTACCGATGGAGTGGCCGAAGGCCGCCGGCCAGGAGGCGTACGCCAGCCAGTGCAACGCCCGCCACAGCCGGGGCCGTAGGTGCCGACGCAGCAGGCTCGTCACCACCAGGACCAGCATGACGTCACTGGCCACGGTGCCCATCCCCATGTAGAGCGGCCGGTACTCGGCG harbors:
- a CDS encoding ABC transporter permease; amino-acid sequence: MRIARFVARRLLQLVPVLLGVIVATFVLVRVLPGDPIRTILGPNATEVEAAAARARYGLDQPLWKQFLDYLGGLATGDLGTSIQSGNAVAGELALRVGPTLQLVVLAVTVAVLLAVVGGIWSARRADRAADHGIRVLALIGNSVPEFWLGLVLVLVGYSMLGWFPAPSGRVAPDTNLTPITGAELIDAALTANGPAFTSALGHLALPVATLAIVVVAPLLRSVRASALEVLHSEAYTAAAAHGLRDRLLRRGYLIRATLVRLPSLAALVFGTAIGSTVLIEYVYSWQGFGQWALRGLLYRDFPVVQAAVLLIAVCYVLVFLIADVVHAILDPRVKI
- a CDS encoding ABC transporter permease, which encodes MVDLRAAGGPGDSADDAAPVVATATARGGRFATVLIAVGATILAVVALAALAAPLLSSWGPEEIDPAGTLLPPGGSHLLGTDINGMDVWSRVLHAGRLDLGIAVAAVALAVVVGTTLGLVAGYFGGWIDDVLMRLLDIFQAFPTFILALAVAALLGGGTVNLILTIALVNAPGYARLVRAEVRSVRELPFIDAAVTSGASPAGVLWRHVLPNSLTPVRVIAPLGCGWAMLTLAGLSFLGLGISVPTAEWGSMISLGSPDVVAGRWWTSVPPGLFLLVSVFGFSLLGEGLQERAEAKRR
- a CDS encoding ABC transporter substrate-binding protein translates to MAGTSPRGESASPALSRRSVLQLGGIGTLLFATGACASGSRTDSSGNASPGTGTDTLRIAVSSYLSSWDQDFVGFDPVALMLYKNVFPYMIDYGVTEADGSRILDTENIVATFAESFEPNADQTVWTLKLRQGVTFASGNEMTAADVKWSKDRAFAAQANVAGIYRTIGLTEPDQVRVVDDYTVEFTQAFPSALTRQIQAISLYVFDSEEAKKHATDADPWATEWFANNAPTGGYFNVERAVQGQEIVLTANENYPGPDPAQAGTIRISVVPAAANQRLQLQAGDIDVALGISQRDIADLKSADGIKVISAASNEQVAIQMSVTTAPFDNVDVRKALAHAVPYDQIINNVYGGDARPTKSLVPLDMPGYDERGYPYGYDPDAARAALAAAGVDQITSELVYATDNDTQQQIAVLVQSEARKVGIELELTPLDPATLAERRQQKNIPLQITSGQLWVNDVEYMLATSFVDGANLNYSNYVNPELEEIYERSHTIVDANERNALWLRVQEILAADVPWVILCQPNFNLPVREQVAGWVQPMDGLARLRYLSASA
- a CDS encoding sulfatase-like hydrolase/transferase, with the translated sequence MTEPEPDDRTSVTDPPAPPLGDSAKLADDPTEPAGDPARSTGASVQRTGDSSRRPAWHSLLELTALSGLAVTQPLLDVIGRSPDFFFFHGAGVPAVLTLVTIVALGPPLVLWGVERLAGLAGAAAGRWTHLLLLGGLGTLLAVQVGKSLTGLRGPLLLAAATAVAVAVVVAYARFTVTAQVLRVAAVGPLVFVLLFALASPSSAVLLGGEASSTAGRSIGPHPPVVIILLDEFPLISLLDERGELDADRVPHFAEFAADATWYRNATAVSGKTVSAVPAMLTGRYPTGEVTPHYSQHPENLFTLLGPQYQIEAWENVTQLCPPEHCRGRPGQARGSLPVMLRETATLYGQLVSPTDSLVDPADSFREPTVADDIRANDKAPETGPEFRMSRLSENQPARFTEFLTSLRPQEDPTLHFLHLLMPHSPWTYLPSGTRYHGPAGLPWDGTWWARLTHQRHIEQVGYTDVLIGEAMRTLRESGLYDDALIVVTADHGGSFTEGVAGREMDAEFRAAPELAWVPLFVKEPGQRAGRVDDRNWEHVDLLPTVADHAGIEVPWRTDGISALREQRETTDKRFDQQPGQPMTMDGPTLFATVRAGSSARPVWPPLPAAELIGTSVDDLTVTGTGPPATVANLPAYGDVDPDSGLLPALAHGTLPDSVPVGAPIAIALNGRVGTVVQAARDRAGQMRFVGLIPDEELFVPGRNELELFLITTDGAGTAPTTALRMPTAAD